From the Roseateles sp. XES5 genome, one window contains:
- the rpsG gene encoding 30S ribosomal protein S7, whose protein sequence is MSRRHRAEKREINPDPKFGDLVVTKFMNAIMLDGKKSVAETIVYGAFDVVQGKAKQDPLGVFHSALDNVAPHVEVRSRRVGGATYQVPVDVRPERRQALAIRWLIAAARKRNETTMVERLSGELMDAANNRGSAVKKREDTHKMADANRAFSHYRW, encoded by the coding sequence ATGTCCCGTCGCCATAGAGCAGAAAAGCGCGAGATCAATCCGGACCCGAAGTTCGGCGATCTCGTGGTCACCAAGTTCATGAACGCCATCATGCTGGACGGCAAGAAGTCCGTCGCCGAAACGATCGTTTACGGTGCCTTCGATGTCGTGCAGGGCAAGGCCAAGCAGGATCCGCTCGGCGTGTTCCATTCGGCTCTCGACAACGTTGCGCCGCACGTCGAAGTGCGCTCGCGCCGCGTTGGTGGTGCGACGTACCAGGTTCCGGTCGACGTTCGTCCGGAGCGTCGTCAGGCTCTGGCCATCCGCTGGCTGATTGCCGCTGCCCGCAAGCGTAACGAAACGACCATGGTCGAGCGCCTTTCCGGCGAACTCATGGACGCAGCGAACAATCGCGGCAGCGCCGTCAAGAAGCGCGAAGACACGCACAAGATGGCTGACGCCAACCGTGCATTCTCGCACTACCGCTGGTAA
- the fusA gene encoding elongation factor G encodes MAREYKIEDYRNIGISAHIDAGKTTTTERILFYTGVNHKIGEVHDGAATMDWMEQEQERGITITSAATTCFWKGMDLSYPEHRFNIIDTPGHVDFTIEVERSMRVLDGAVGLLDAVGGVQPQTETVWRQANKYKVPRLAFVNKMDRTGANFFRSVSMIKSRLGATAVVMQLPIGAESDFKGVIDLIEMNALVWRDESLGAQWDVVEIPEDMKEKAEEYREKLIETVVEIDEAAMEAYLEGNYPDNDKIRELVRRGTIDVKFHPMFCGTAFKNKGVQPLLDAVVDYLPSPADIPAIKGIDVKTEGEIERHADDNEPLSMLAFKIMNDPFVGSLTFARIYSGKLEKGTSVMNTVKEKRERVGRMLQMHSNSREDIEEAFAGDIVALAGLKDTTTGDTLCDPLKPVILERMEFPEPVIQIAIEPKTKADQEKMGVALGRLAAEDPSFRVRTDEESGQTIISGMGELHLEIIVDRMKREFGVEANVGKPQVAYRETITRKTEKDYTHKKQTGGTGQFARVKLVFEPNDEGEDFKFESKIVGGAVPKEYIPGVQKGIESVLSSGPLAGFPMLGVKATLIDGAFHDVDSSVLAFEIASRACFREASREAGAQLLEPMMKVEVVTPEDYVGDVIGDLNSRRGQIQGQESRGVAVVISANVPLANMFKYVDNLRSMSQGRAQYSMVFDHYAPVPSNVAQEIQAKYSGQK; translated from the coding sequence ATGGCTCGCGAATACAAAATCGAAGACTACCGCAATATCGGCATCTCCGCGCACATCGACGCCGGCAAGACCACGACCACCGAGCGCATCCTGTTCTACACCGGGGTGAACCACAAGATCGGTGAGGTGCATGACGGCGCCGCCACGATGGACTGGATGGAGCAGGAGCAGGAGCGCGGCATCACCATCACGTCCGCCGCGACGACCTGCTTCTGGAAGGGCATGGACCTGTCCTATCCGGAGCACCGCTTCAACATCATCGACACCCCCGGCCACGTGGACTTCACCATCGAGGTGGAGCGTTCCATGCGCGTGCTGGACGGCGCGGTTGGTCTTCTCGACGCCGTGGGCGGCGTGCAGCCGCAGACGGAAACCGTCTGGCGCCAGGCCAACAAGTACAAGGTGCCGCGCCTGGCCTTCGTGAACAAGATGGACCGCACCGGCGCGAACTTCTTCCGCTCGGTTTCCATGATCAAGTCGCGTCTCGGTGCGACCGCCGTCGTCATGCAGCTGCCGATCGGCGCTGAAAGCGACTTCAAGGGCGTCATCGACCTGATCGAGATGAACGCTCTCGTCTGGCGCGACGAATCGCTCGGCGCCCAGTGGGACGTCGTCGAGATTCCGGAAGACATGAAGGAAAAGGCCGAAGAGTACCGCGAGAAGCTCATCGAGACCGTCGTCGAAATCGACGAAGCCGCGATGGAAGCCTATCTCGAAGGCAACTACCCGGACAACGACAAGATCCGCGAACTCGTTCGCCGCGGCACCATCGACGTGAAGTTCCACCCGATGTTCTGCGGTACCGCGTTCAAGAACAAGGGCGTTCAGCCGCTCCTCGACGCCGTCGTCGACTACCTGCCGTCCCCGGCAGACATCCCGGCGATCAAGGGCATCGACGTGAAGACGGAAGGCGAAATCGAGCGTCACGCTGACGACAACGAGCCGCTCTCCATGCTCGCGTTCAAGATCATGAACGACCCCTTCGTCGGTTCGCTCACCTTCGCCCGCATCTATTCCGGCAAGCTCGAAAAGGGCACGTCGGTCATGAACACGGTCAAGGAAAAGCGCGAGCGCGTCGGCCGCATGCTGCAGATGCACTCCAACTCGCGTGAAGACATCGAAGAAGCCTTCGCAGGCGACATCGTTGCTCTCGCCGGCCTCAAGGACACGACGACGGGCGACACGCTCTGCGATCCGCTGAAGCCGGTCATCCTCGAGCGCATGGAATTCCCGGAACCGGTTATCCAGATCGCGATCGAACCCAAGACCAAGGCCGACCAGGAAAAGATGGGCGTGGCCCTGGGCCGTCTGGCCGCTGAGGATCCGTCCTTCCGCGTGCGCACCGACGAAGAGTCCGGCCAGACCATCATCTCCGGCATGGGCGAGCTGCACCTGGAAATCATCGTCGACCGCATGAAGCGCGAGTTCGGCGTGGAAGCCAACGTCGGCAAGCCGCAAGTGGCCTACCGCGAGACCATCACGCGCAAGACCGAGAAGGACTACACGCACAAGAAGCAGACCGGTGGTACCGGCCAGTTCGCGCGCGTCAAGCTCGTCTTCGAACCGAACGATGAAGGCGAAGACTTCAAGTTCGAATCCAAGATCGTCGGTGGTGCTGTTCCGAAGGAATACATCCCGGGCGTTCAGAAGGGTATCGAAAGCGTTCTGTCCTCGGGTCCGCTCGCAGGCTTCCCGATGCTCGGCGTCAAGGCGACGCTCATCGACGGCGCCTTCCACGACGTCGACTCCTCGGTTCTCGCCTTCGAAATCGCATCGCGTGCCTGCTTCCGTGAAGCATCGCGTGAAGCTGGCGCACAGCTGCTCGAGCCGATGATGAAGGTCGAAGTCGTAACGCCGGAAGACTATGTCGGCGACGTCATCGGCGACCTGAACTCCCGTCGTGGTCAGATCCAGGGCCAGGAATCGCGCGGCGTCGCCGTCGTGATCTCCGCCAACGTGCCGCTGGCGAACATGTTCAAGTACGTCGACAACCTGCGCTCCATGTCGCAGGGCCGCGCCCAGTACTCGATGGTCTTCGACCATTACGCGCCGGTTCCGTCGAACGTCGCACAGGAAATCCAGGCAAAGTACTCCGGTCAGAAGTGA
- the rpsL gene encoding 30S ribosomal protein S12, with translation MPTVNQLIRKPRQAQVKRNKVPALQENPQKRGVCTRVYTTTPKKPNSALRKVAKVRLTNGFEVISYIGGEGHNLQEHSVVLVRGGRVKDLPGVRYHIVRGSLDLQGVKDRKQSRSKYGAKRPK, from the coding sequence ATGCCTACCGTAAACCAGCTTATCCGCAAGCCGCGCCAGGCGCAGGTGAAGCGCAACAAGGTTCCTGCCCTGCAGGAAAACCCCCAGAAGCGCGGCGTCTGCACCCGCGTTTACACCACGACCCCGAAGAAGCCGAACTCGGCTCTGCGTAAGGTTGCCAAGGTGCGTCTGACCAACGGTTTCGAGGTGATCTCGTACATCGGCGGTGAAGGCCACAACCTGCAAGAACACAGCGTCGTGCTCGTGCGCGGCGGCCGTGTCAAGGACTTGCCCGGTGTGCGTTACCACATCGTCCGCGGTTCGCTGGACCTGCAGGGCGTGAAGGATCGCAAGCAGTCGCGTTCCAAGTACGGCGCCAAGCGTCCGAAGTAA
- the tuf gene encoding elongation factor Tu — translation MAKGKFERTKPHVNVGTIGHVDHGKTTLTAAIATVLSKKFGGEAKAYDQIDAAPEEKARGITINTAHVEYETANRHYAHVDCPGHADYVKNMITGAAQMDGAILVCSAADGPMPQTREHILLARQVGVKYIIVFLNKCDMVDDAELLELVELEVRELLSSYDFPGDDIPIVKGSALAALEDSNKEIGENAIRKLMEEVDAYIPTPERPIDQPFLLPVEDVFSISGRGTVVTGRVERGIIKVGEEIEIVGIREVQKTTVTGVEMFRKLLDQGQAGDNVGILLRGTKREDVERGQVLAKPGTIKPHKKFKAEAYILTKEEGGRHTPFFTNYRPQFYFRTTDVTGIVTLPEGTEMVMPGDNVTVDVELIVPIAMEEKLRFAIREGGRTVGAGIVASIVE, via the coding sequence ATGGCAAAAGGTAAGTTCGAACGTACCAAGCCGCACGTGAACGTCGGCACGATTGGCCACGTTGACCACGGCAAGACCACGCTGACGGCTGCGATCGCGACCGTGCTGTCGAAGAAGTTCGGTGGCGAGGCCAAGGCCTACGACCAGATCGACGCTGCGCCCGAAGAAAAGGCTCGCGGCATCACGATCAACACCGCGCACGTCGAGTACGAGACTGCCAACCGCCACTACGCTCACGTGGACTGCCCCGGCCACGCTGACTATGTGAAGAACATGATCACCGGTGCCGCCCAGATGGACGGCGCGATCCTGGTGTGCTCGGCCGCTGACGGCCCGATGCCCCAGACCCGCGAGCACATCCTGCTGGCTCGTCAGGTCGGTGTGAAGTACATCATCGTCTTCCTGAACAAGTGCGACATGGTCGACGACGCCGAGCTGCTCGAGCTCGTCGAGCTTGAAGTTCGCGAACTTCTGTCGTCCTACGATTTCCCGGGCGACGACATTCCGATCGTCAAGGGTTCGGCTCTTGCCGCTCTCGAAGACTCGAACAAGGAAATCGGCGAGAACGCCATCCGCAAGCTGATGGAAGAAGTCGACGCGTACATCCCGACGCCGGAGCGTCCGATCGACCAGCCGTTCCTGCTGCCGGTGGAAGACGTGTTCTCGATCTCGGGCCGTGGCACCGTGGTGACCGGTCGCGTCGAGCGCGGCATCATCAAGGTCGGCGAGGAAATCGAAATCGTCGGTATCCGCGAAGTCCAGAAGACCACCGTCACCGGCGTGGAAATGTTCCGCAAGCTGCTGGACCAGGGTCAGGCTGGCGACAACGTCGGTATCCTGCTGCGCGGCACCAAGCGTGAAGACGTCGAGCGTGGCCAGGTTCTGGCCAAGCCCGGTACCATCAAGCCGCACAAGAAGTTCAAGGCAGAAGCCTACATCCTGACGAAGGAAGAAGGCGGCCGTCATACGCCGTTCTTCACGAACTACCGTCCGCAGTTCTACTTCCGCACGACGGACGTTACGGGCATCGTAACGCTTCCGGAAGGCACGGAAATGGTTATGCCGGGCGACAACGTCACGGTTGACGTCGAGCTGATCGTTCCGATCGCGATGGAAGAAAAGCTGCGCTTCGCTATCCGCGAAGGCGGCCGTACCGTCGGCGCAGGCATCGTTGCCTCCATCGTCGAGTAA